From Neodiprion pinetum isolate iyNeoPine1 chromosome 7, iyNeoPine1.2, whole genome shotgun sequence, a single genomic window includes:
- the Uvrag gene encoding UV radiation resistance-associated gene protein isoform X3, translating into MQHRRCVNMMELQEARPLIRDSDLTLQPRSAPRYKVWLPLATQQLRLRNLIQVIGYNLKIENSSTDGKEWFYYTLHRTNMSSPLYTSEPIDNTCPKWAGLDVPVLHATGHSAASDIVLRLWRKTDMQGTNTDVTILACGLSLTGLVYLGTKLPSNLDSCMKDNSLIFHLQGGYFTPPCCCLNPPELKRYIAISVQAADVRDSYTVNKLCSLRSKMQALKQQSEAARALRDRIALGYESQNQVVYPQSTLNRLLQPKQANRKKRAESLRIRKELEVARFRTKLLDQERIKKVGEIRTLNQVHTSIAEENQDHGSDLMEKYRELNRDIERLREWRQSQTETREAYAYTTTRLAHRRMQLISELGLIYPISRLEDDRYMINNVHLPDSEELDSCKDTQVAVALGSVAHTTQMIANFLNIPTRYPIIHCASRSKVIDHITENIPDKDRQFPLFARGKDKLQFHYAVYLLNKNIAQLRWYCGLPTVDLRATLPNLASLISIKPNQPLDGSKRTFSGSSLDTDHSSMGKYKSLAPPQPLSTHLPVQKVVFEKCHKQSRSIGRSKSTRCSLGASLDQGLDNQAQPSTLDGSGETAGPLTAKSNDTIIRSQFKQGQGPLLREAVASVVVPLESNIEITVPISVTERKSTSGSDPVENSRHRSSNSVSSCEMALCIGQLEGDEFKCDLDGDEETFLHIERMGLRDEVDVATSSANGSSTETVERHLEVNKNDVTTEREQRSATDGSKPAPAALDSCFFMDDAMDYASRVREKKQRTGSVCSFPEEYLITEKIPRRKRYDSESREEGLETQRFLENWRNSESTAHCSDEQLQQDQYNSVPTNESMVSTPPTLFKSSRNCTEPDDSRTSSEYIDSMRRSSENVFARTEALANKRTSFKVMRPRQ; encoded by the exons TCAACCTCGCAGTGCTCCACGTTACAAAGTCTGGCTTCCCCTTGCTACGCAGCAG CTCCGACTCAGGAACTTGATACAAGTTATTGgttacaatttaaaaattgagaattcgTCGACCGACGGCAAAGAATGGTTCTACTATACTCTTCATCGCACAAACATGTCATCGCCTCTATACACAAGCGAGCCGATTGACAATACCTGTCCAAAATGGGCTGGCCTAGATGTTCCCGTACTACATGCAACAGGACACTCAGCTGCGAGCG ACATAGTACTCAGACTTTGGAGGAAAACTGATATGCAAGGCACGAATACCGATGTGACTATACTAGCGTGTGGGTTGTCGCTTACGGGTCTGGTGTATCTCGGTACAAAACTTCCGAGTAACTTGGATAGTTGTATGAAGGATAATTCGCTGATATTTCACCTTCAAGGCGGGTATTTTACCCCACCGTGCTGTTGCCTGAATCCCCCAGAGTTAAAGCGATACATTGCCATAAGTGTCCAGGCTGCAGATGTGAGGGACAGCTACACGGTTAACAAGTTATGCAGCTTGAGAAGTAAGATGCAGGCGCTTAAGCAGCAGTCAGAAGCTGCGCGTGCACTGAGGGATAGAATTGCGCTTGGGTACGAATCTCAAAATCAAGTGGTCTATCCTCAGTCTACGCTTAACAGGCTATTACAACCGAAACAagcaaacagaaaaaagagagCTGAGAGTCTGAGGATAAGGAAAGAACTGGAGGTCGCTAGATTCAGGACAAAACTATTGGACCAGGAAAGGATAAAAAAAGTTGGAGAGATAAGGACCCTGAATCAGGTGCATACCAGCATAGCCGAGGAGAATCAAGATCATG GTTCAGATCTGATGGAAAAGTATAGGGAGTTGAACAGAGATATTGAACGACTCCGCGAGTGGCGCCAAAGTCAGACGGAAACCAGAGAAGCTTATGCGTATACAACTACGCGGCTTGCTCACCGTCGAATGCAGCTCATATCTGAACTTGGCCTCATCTATCCCATATCTCGA CTAGAGGATGATAGATACATGATAAACAACGTCCATCTACCAGATAGCGAAGAGCTGGATTCCTGCAAAGACACGCAAGTAGCTGTGGCTCTCGGATCAGTTGCTCATACGACACAAATGATCGCTAACTTCCTGAACATCCCTACGAGATATCCGATTATTCACTGCGCATCCAGAAGTAAAGTCATTGACCACATCACGGAAAACATACCTGATAAAGACAGACA ATTTCCGTTATTTGCTCGAGGGAAAGACAAGCTGCAATTCCATTACGCAGTCTAcctgttgaataaaaatatagcaCAGCTGAGATGGTACTGTGGACTTCCTACTGTGGATCTTCGAGCTACTCTTCCTAATCTCGCATCGTTGATCAGTATAAAGCCGAATCAACC CTTGGATGGGTCGAAGAGAACGTTTTCCGGGTCATCGTTGGATACAGATCACAGTAGTATGGGAAAATACAAATCTCTGGCACCGCCACAACCACTGTCGACGCATCTGCCTGTTCAGAAAGTTGTATTTGAGAAGTGTCACAAGCAATCGCGATCAATCGGTCGATCTAAGAGCACCAGGTGCTCACTGGGAGCGTCCTTAGATCAAGGCTTGGATAATCAAGCACAGCCATCAACTCTTG ACGGAAGTGGTGAGACCGCAGGTCCTTTGACAGCCAAAAGCAATGATACCATAATTCGAAGTCAATTTAAACAGGGCCAGGGTCCTTTACTAAGAGAAGCTGTTGCTTCCGTTGTGGTTCCGTTAGAAAGCAATATAGAAATCACTGTACCGATATCTGTAACAGAGAGAAAATCCACTTCTGGATCTGATCCCGTTGAGAATTCCAGACACCGAAGTTCAAACTCTGTAAGTAGCTGTGAAATGGCGCTTTGTATCGGACAACTGGAGGGTGACGAATTTAAGTGTGACTTAGATGGCGATGAGGAAACGTTTTTACACATTGAAAGGATGGGGTTACGCGATGAAGTAGACGTGGCAACAAGTAGTGCGAATGGTTCCAGTACCGAAACAGTAGAGAGACACTTGGAAGTTAATAAAAACGACGTAACGACAGAACGAGAGCAACGATCCGCCACAGATGGGTCTAAACCTGCTCCCGCGGCGCTTGACTCGTGCTTTTTTATGGACGACGCCATGGACTACGCCAGTAGAGttcgagaaaagaaacaacgCACGGGTTCGGTTTGTAGTTTTCCGGAAGAATATTTAATAACGGAAAAAATTCCGCGGCGAAAGCGATACGACTCCGAATCAAG GGAAGAAGGCCTGGAGACGCAAAGATTTCTCGAAAATTGGCGAAACAGTGAGTCCACAGCGCACTGCTCAGACGAGCAGCTGCAACAAGACCAGTACAATTCAGTT CCAACTAACGAATCGATGGTGTCGACGCCGCCTACGTTATTCAAGTCATCGAGAAATTGCACGGAGCCCGATGACTCGCGAACATCATCGGAATACATCGATTCGATGAGAAGGAGTTCCGAAAACGTTTTCGCACGAACTGAGGCATTGGCCAACAAACGTACCAGTTTCAAAGTAATGAGACCACGCCAATAG
- the Uvrag gene encoding UV radiation resistance-associated gene protein isoform X2 translates to MMELQEARPLIRDSDLTLQPRSAPRYKVWLPLATQQLRLRNLIQVIGYNLKIENSSTDGKEWFYYTLHRTNMSSPLYTSEPIDNTCPKWAGLDVPVLHATGHSAASDIVLRLWRKTDMQGTNTDVTILACGLSLTGLVYLGTKLPSNLDSCMKDNSLIFHLQGGYFTPPCCCLNPPELKRYIAISVQAADVRDSYTVNKLCSLRSKMQALKQQSEAARALRDRIALGYESQNQVVYPQSTLNRLLQPKQANRKKRAESLRIRKELEVARFRTKLLDQERIKKVGEIRTLNQVHTSIAEENQDHGSDLMEKYRELNRDIERLREWRQSQTETREAYAYTTTRLAHRRMQLISELGLIYPISRLEDDRYMINNVHLPDSEELDSCKDTQVAVALGSVAHTTQMIANFLNIPTRYPIIHCASRSKVIDHITENIPDKDRQFPLFARGKDKLQFHYAVYLLNKNIAQLRWYCGLPTVDLRATLPNLASLISIKPNQPLDGSKRTFSGSSLDTDHSSMGKYKSLAPPQPLSTHLPVQKVVFEKCHKQSRSIGRSKSTRCSLGASLDQGLDNQAQPSTLGNNTKRICKSEDEAIDDMPLSLSKNIPTDGSGETAGPLTAKSNDTIIRSQFKQGQGPLLREAVASVVVPLESNIEITVPISVTERKSTSGSDPVENSRHRSSNSVSSCEMALCIGQLEGDEFKCDLDGDEETFLHIERMGLRDEVDVATSSANGSSTETVERHLEVNKNDVTTEREQRSATDGSKPAPAALDSCFFMDDAMDYASRVREKKQRTGSVCSFPEEYLITEKIPRRKRYDSESREEGLETQRFLENWRNSESTAHCSDEQLQQDQYNSVPTNESMVSTPPTLFKSSRNCTEPDDSRTSSEYIDSMRRSSENVFARTEALANKRTSFKVMRPRQ, encoded by the exons TCAACCTCGCAGTGCTCCACGTTACAAAGTCTGGCTTCCCCTTGCTACGCAGCAG CTCCGACTCAGGAACTTGATACAAGTTATTGgttacaatttaaaaattgagaattcgTCGACCGACGGCAAAGAATGGTTCTACTATACTCTTCATCGCACAAACATGTCATCGCCTCTATACACAAGCGAGCCGATTGACAATACCTGTCCAAAATGGGCTGGCCTAGATGTTCCCGTACTACATGCAACAGGACACTCAGCTGCGAGCG ACATAGTACTCAGACTTTGGAGGAAAACTGATATGCAAGGCACGAATACCGATGTGACTATACTAGCGTGTGGGTTGTCGCTTACGGGTCTGGTGTATCTCGGTACAAAACTTCCGAGTAACTTGGATAGTTGTATGAAGGATAATTCGCTGATATTTCACCTTCAAGGCGGGTATTTTACCCCACCGTGCTGTTGCCTGAATCCCCCAGAGTTAAAGCGATACATTGCCATAAGTGTCCAGGCTGCAGATGTGAGGGACAGCTACACGGTTAACAAGTTATGCAGCTTGAGAAGTAAGATGCAGGCGCTTAAGCAGCAGTCAGAAGCTGCGCGTGCACTGAGGGATAGAATTGCGCTTGGGTACGAATCTCAAAATCAAGTGGTCTATCCTCAGTCTACGCTTAACAGGCTATTACAACCGAAACAagcaaacagaaaaaagagagCTGAGAGTCTGAGGATAAGGAAAGAACTGGAGGTCGCTAGATTCAGGACAAAACTATTGGACCAGGAAAGGATAAAAAAAGTTGGAGAGATAAGGACCCTGAATCAGGTGCATACCAGCATAGCCGAGGAGAATCAAGATCATG GTTCAGATCTGATGGAAAAGTATAGGGAGTTGAACAGAGATATTGAACGACTCCGCGAGTGGCGCCAAAGTCAGACGGAAACCAGAGAAGCTTATGCGTATACAACTACGCGGCTTGCTCACCGTCGAATGCAGCTCATATCTGAACTTGGCCTCATCTATCCCATATCTCGA CTAGAGGATGATAGATACATGATAAACAACGTCCATCTACCAGATAGCGAAGAGCTGGATTCCTGCAAAGACACGCAAGTAGCTGTGGCTCTCGGATCAGTTGCTCATACGACACAAATGATCGCTAACTTCCTGAACATCCCTACGAGATATCCGATTATTCACTGCGCATCCAGAAGTAAAGTCATTGACCACATCACGGAAAACATACCTGATAAAGACAGACA ATTTCCGTTATTTGCTCGAGGGAAAGACAAGCTGCAATTCCATTACGCAGTCTAcctgttgaataaaaatatagcaCAGCTGAGATGGTACTGTGGACTTCCTACTGTGGATCTTCGAGCTACTCTTCCTAATCTCGCATCGTTGATCAGTATAAAGCCGAATCAACC CTTGGATGGGTCGAAGAGAACGTTTTCCGGGTCATCGTTGGATACAGATCACAGTAGTATGGGAAAATACAAATCTCTGGCACCGCCACAACCACTGTCGACGCATCTGCCTGTTCAGAAAGTTGTATTTGAGAAGTGTCACAAGCAATCGCGATCAATCGGTCGATCTAAGAGCACCAGGTGCTCACTGGGAGCGTCCTTAGATCAAGGCTTGGATAATCAAGCACAGCCATCAACTCTTGGTAACAATACTAAGCGAATTTGCAAGTCTGAGGATGAGGCGATTGATGACATGCCTTTATCgttatcgaaaaatattcctACAGACGGAAGTGGTGAGACCGCAGGTCCTTTGACAGCCAAAAGCAATGATACCATAATTCGAAGTCAATTTAAACAGGGCCAGGGTCCTTTACTAAGAGAAGCTGTTGCTTCCGTTGTGGTTCCGTTAGAAAGCAATATAGAAATCACTGTACCGATATCTGTAACAGAGAGAAAATCCACTTCTGGATCTGATCCCGTTGAGAATTCCAGACACCGAAGTTCAAACTCTGTAAGTAGCTGTGAAATGGCGCTTTGTATCGGACAACTGGAGGGTGACGAATTTAAGTGTGACTTAGATGGCGATGAGGAAACGTTTTTACACATTGAAAGGATGGGGTTACGCGATGAAGTAGACGTGGCAACAAGTAGTGCGAATGGTTCCAGTACCGAAACAGTAGAGAGACACTTGGAAGTTAATAAAAACGACGTAACGACAGAACGAGAGCAACGATCCGCCACAGATGGGTCTAAACCTGCTCCCGCGGCGCTTGACTCGTGCTTTTTTATGGACGACGCCATGGACTACGCCAGTAGAGttcgagaaaagaaacaacgCACGGGTTCGGTTTGTAGTTTTCCGGAAGAATATTTAATAACGGAAAAAATTCCGCGGCGAAAGCGATACGACTCCGAATCAAG GGAAGAAGGCCTGGAGACGCAAAGATTTCTCGAAAATTGGCGAAACAGTGAGTCCACAGCGCACTGCTCAGACGAGCAGCTGCAACAAGACCAGTACAATTCAGTT CCAACTAACGAATCGATGGTGTCGACGCCGCCTACGTTATTCAAGTCATCGAGAAATTGCACGGAGCCCGATGACTCGCGAACATCATCGGAATACATCGATTCGATGAGAAGGAGTTCCGAAAACGTTTTCGCACGAACTGAGGCATTGGCCAACAAACGTACCAGTTTCAAAGTAATGAGACCACGCCAATAG
- the Uvrag gene encoding UV radiation resistance-associated gene protein isoform X4, which yields MFPYYMQQDTQLRAVSAKLYIVLRLWRKTDMQGTNTDVTILACGLSLTGLVYLGTKLPSNLDSCMKDNSLIFHLQGGYFTPPCCCLNPPELKRYIAISVQAADVRDSYTVNKLCSLRSKMQALKQQSEAARALRDRIALGYESQNQVVYPQSTLNRLLQPKQANRKKRAESLRIRKELEVARFRTKLLDQERIKKVGEIRTLNQVHTSIAEENQDHGSDLMEKYRELNRDIERLREWRQSQTETREAYAYTTTRLAHRRMQLISELGLIYPISRLEDDRYMINNVHLPDSEELDSCKDTQVAVALGSVAHTTQMIANFLNIPTRYPIIHCASRSKVIDHITENIPDKDRQFPLFARGKDKLQFHYAVYLLNKNIAQLRWYCGLPTVDLRATLPNLASLISIKPNQPLDGSKRTFSGSSLDTDHSSMGKYKSLAPPQPLSTHLPVQKVVFEKCHKQSRSIGRSKSTRCSLGASLDQGLDNQAQPSTLGNNTKRICKSEDEAIDDMPLSLSKNIPTDGSGETAGPLTAKSNDTIIRSQFKQGQGPLLREAVASVVVPLESNIEITVPISVTERKSTSGSDPVENSRHRSSNSVSSCEMALCIGQLEGDEFKCDLDGDEETFLHIERMGLRDEVDVATSSANGSSTETVERHLEVNKNDVTTEREQRSATDGSKPAPAALDSCFFMDDAMDYASRVREKKQRTGSVCSFPEEYLITEKIPRRKRYDSESREEGLETQRFLENWRNSESTAHCSDEQLQQDQYNSVPTNESMVSTPPTLFKSSRNCTEPDDSRTSSEYIDSMRRSSENVFARTEALANKRTSFKVMRPRQ from the exons ATGTTCCCGTACTACATGCAACAGGACACTCAGCTGCGAGCGGTGAGCGCAAAACTAT ACATAGTACTCAGACTTTGGAGGAAAACTGATATGCAAGGCACGAATACCGATGTGACTATACTAGCGTGTGGGTTGTCGCTTACGGGTCTGGTGTATCTCGGTACAAAACTTCCGAGTAACTTGGATAGTTGTATGAAGGATAATTCGCTGATATTTCACCTTCAAGGCGGGTATTTTACCCCACCGTGCTGTTGCCTGAATCCCCCAGAGTTAAAGCGATACATTGCCATAAGTGTCCAGGCTGCAGATGTGAGGGACAGCTACACGGTTAACAAGTTATGCAGCTTGAGAAGTAAGATGCAGGCGCTTAAGCAGCAGTCAGAAGCTGCGCGTGCACTGAGGGATAGAATTGCGCTTGGGTACGAATCTCAAAATCAAGTGGTCTATCCTCAGTCTACGCTTAACAGGCTATTACAACCGAAACAagcaaacagaaaaaagagagCTGAGAGTCTGAGGATAAGGAAAGAACTGGAGGTCGCTAGATTCAGGACAAAACTATTGGACCAGGAAAGGATAAAAAAAGTTGGAGAGATAAGGACCCTGAATCAGGTGCATACCAGCATAGCCGAGGAGAATCAAGATCATG GTTCAGATCTGATGGAAAAGTATAGGGAGTTGAACAGAGATATTGAACGACTCCGCGAGTGGCGCCAAAGTCAGACGGAAACCAGAGAAGCTTATGCGTATACAACTACGCGGCTTGCTCACCGTCGAATGCAGCTCATATCTGAACTTGGCCTCATCTATCCCATATCTCGA CTAGAGGATGATAGATACATGATAAACAACGTCCATCTACCAGATAGCGAAGAGCTGGATTCCTGCAAAGACACGCAAGTAGCTGTGGCTCTCGGATCAGTTGCTCATACGACACAAATGATCGCTAACTTCCTGAACATCCCTACGAGATATCCGATTATTCACTGCGCATCCAGAAGTAAAGTCATTGACCACATCACGGAAAACATACCTGATAAAGACAGACA ATTTCCGTTATTTGCTCGAGGGAAAGACAAGCTGCAATTCCATTACGCAGTCTAcctgttgaataaaaatatagcaCAGCTGAGATGGTACTGTGGACTTCCTACTGTGGATCTTCGAGCTACTCTTCCTAATCTCGCATCGTTGATCAGTATAAAGCCGAATCAACC CTTGGATGGGTCGAAGAGAACGTTTTCCGGGTCATCGTTGGATACAGATCACAGTAGTATGGGAAAATACAAATCTCTGGCACCGCCACAACCACTGTCGACGCATCTGCCTGTTCAGAAAGTTGTATTTGAGAAGTGTCACAAGCAATCGCGATCAATCGGTCGATCTAAGAGCACCAGGTGCTCACTGGGAGCGTCCTTAGATCAAGGCTTGGATAATCAAGCACAGCCATCAACTCTTGGTAACAATACTAAGCGAATTTGCAAGTCTGAGGATGAGGCGATTGATGACATGCCTTTATCgttatcgaaaaatattcctACAGACGGAAGTGGTGAGACCGCAGGTCCTTTGACAGCCAAAAGCAATGATACCATAATTCGAAGTCAATTTAAACAGGGCCAGGGTCCTTTACTAAGAGAAGCTGTTGCTTCCGTTGTGGTTCCGTTAGAAAGCAATATAGAAATCACTGTACCGATATCTGTAACAGAGAGAAAATCCACTTCTGGATCTGATCCCGTTGAGAATTCCAGACACCGAAGTTCAAACTCTGTAAGTAGCTGTGAAATGGCGCTTTGTATCGGACAACTGGAGGGTGACGAATTTAAGTGTGACTTAGATGGCGATGAGGAAACGTTTTTACACATTGAAAGGATGGGGTTACGCGATGAAGTAGACGTGGCAACAAGTAGTGCGAATGGTTCCAGTACCGAAACAGTAGAGAGACACTTGGAAGTTAATAAAAACGACGTAACGACAGAACGAGAGCAACGATCCGCCACAGATGGGTCTAAACCTGCTCCCGCGGCGCTTGACTCGTGCTTTTTTATGGACGACGCCATGGACTACGCCAGTAGAGttcgagaaaagaaacaacgCACGGGTTCGGTTTGTAGTTTTCCGGAAGAATATTTAATAACGGAAAAAATTCCGCGGCGAAAGCGATACGACTCCGAATCAAG GGAAGAAGGCCTGGAGACGCAAAGATTTCTCGAAAATTGGCGAAACAGTGAGTCCACAGCGCACTGCTCAGACGAGCAGCTGCAACAAGACCAGTACAATTCAGTT CCAACTAACGAATCGATGGTGTCGACGCCGCCTACGTTATTCAAGTCATCGAGAAATTGCACGGAGCCCGATGACTCGCGAACATCATCGGAATACATCGATTCGATGAGAAGGAGTTCCGAAAACGTTTTCGCACGAACTGAGGCATTGGCCAACAAACGTACCAGTTTCAAAGTAATGAGACCACGCCAATAG
- the Uvrag gene encoding UV radiation resistance-associated gene protein isoform X1: MQHRRCVNMMELQEARPLIRDSDLTLQPRSAPRYKVWLPLATQQLRLRNLIQVIGYNLKIENSSTDGKEWFYYTLHRTNMSSPLYTSEPIDNTCPKWAGLDVPVLHATGHSAASDIVLRLWRKTDMQGTNTDVTILACGLSLTGLVYLGTKLPSNLDSCMKDNSLIFHLQGGYFTPPCCCLNPPELKRYIAISVQAADVRDSYTVNKLCSLRSKMQALKQQSEAARALRDRIALGYESQNQVVYPQSTLNRLLQPKQANRKKRAESLRIRKELEVARFRTKLLDQERIKKVGEIRTLNQVHTSIAEENQDHGSDLMEKYRELNRDIERLREWRQSQTETREAYAYTTTRLAHRRMQLISELGLIYPISRLEDDRYMINNVHLPDSEELDSCKDTQVAVALGSVAHTTQMIANFLNIPTRYPIIHCASRSKVIDHITENIPDKDRQFPLFARGKDKLQFHYAVYLLNKNIAQLRWYCGLPTVDLRATLPNLASLISIKPNQPLDGSKRTFSGSSLDTDHSSMGKYKSLAPPQPLSTHLPVQKVVFEKCHKQSRSIGRSKSTRCSLGASLDQGLDNQAQPSTLGNNTKRICKSEDEAIDDMPLSLSKNIPTDGSGETAGPLTAKSNDTIIRSQFKQGQGPLLREAVASVVVPLESNIEITVPISVTERKSTSGSDPVENSRHRSSNSVSSCEMALCIGQLEGDEFKCDLDGDEETFLHIERMGLRDEVDVATSSANGSSTETVERHLEVNKNDVTTEREQRSATDGSKPAPAALDSCFFMDDAMDYASRVREKKQRTGSVCSFPEEYLITEKIPRRKRYDSESREEGLETQRFLENWRNSESTAHCSDEQLQQDQYNSVPTNESMVSTPPTLFKSSRNCTEPDDSRTSSEYIDSMRRSSENVFARTEALANKRTSFKVMRPRQ; encoded by the exons TCAACCTCGCAGTGCTCCACGTTACAAAGTCTGGCTTCCCCTTGCTACGCAGCAG CTCCGACTCAGGAACTTGATACAAGTTATTGgttacaatttaaaaattgagaattcgTCGACCGACGGCAAAGAATGGTTCTACTATACTCTTCATCGCACAAACATGTCATCGCCTCTATACACAAGCGAGCCGATTGACAATACCTGTCCAAAATGGGCTGGCCTAGATGTTCCCGTACTACATGCAACAGGACACTCAGCTGCGAGCG ACATAGTACTCAGACTTTGGAGGAAAACTGATATGCAAGGCACGAATACCGATGTGACTATACTAGCGTGTGGGTTGTCGCTTACGGGTCTGGTGTATCTCGGTACAAAACTTCCGAGTAACTTGGATAGTTGTATGAAGGATAATTCGCTGATATTTCACCTTCAAGGCGGGTATTTTACCCCACCGTGCTGTTGCCTGAATCCCCCAGAGTTAAAGCGATACATTGCCATAAGTGTCCAGGCTGCAGATGTGAGGGACAGCTACACGGTTAACAAGTTATGCAGCTTGAGAAGTAAGATGCAGGCGCTTAAGCAGCAGTCAGAAGCTGCGCGTGCACTGAGGGATAGAATTGCGCTTGGGTACGAATCTCAAAATCAAGTGGTCTATCCTCAGTCTACGCTTAACAGGCTATTACAACCGAAACAagcaaacagaaaaaagagagCTGAGAGTCTGAGGATAAGGAAAGAACTGGAGGTCGCTAGATTCAGGACAAAACTATTGGACCAGGAAAGGATAAAAAAAGTTGGAGAGATAAGGACCCTGAATCAGGTGCATACCAGCATAGCCGAGGAGAATCAAGATCATG GTTCAGATCTGATGGAAAAGTATAGGGAGTTGAACAGAGATATTGAACGACTCCGCGAGTGGCGCCAAAGTCAGACGGAAACCAGAGAAGCTTATGCGTATACAACTACGCGGCTTGCTCACCGTCGAATGCAGCTCATATCTGAACTTGGCCTCATCTATCCCATATCTCGA CTAGAGGATGATAGATACATGATAAACAACGTCCATCTACCAGATAGCGAAGAGCTGGATTCCTGCAAAGACACGCAAGTAGCTGTGGCTCTCGGATCAGTTGCTCATACGACACAAATGATCGCTAACTTCCTGAACATCCCTACGAGATATCCGATTATTCACTGCGCATCCAGAAGTAAAGTCATTGACCACATCACGGAAAACATACCTGATAAAGACAGACA ATTTCCGTTATTTGCTCGAGGGAAAGACAAGCTGCAATTCCATTACGCAGTCTAcctgttgaataaaaatatagcaCAGCTGAGATGGTACTGTGGACTTCCTACTGTGGATCTTCGAGCTACTCTTCCTAATCTCGCATCGTTGATCAGTATAAAGCCGAATCAACC CTTGGATGGGTCGAAGAGAACGTTTTCCGGGTCATCGTTGGATACAGATCACAGTAGTATGGGAAAATACAAATCTCTGGCACCGCCACAACCACTGTCGACGCATCTGCCTGTTCAGAAAGTTGTATTTGAGAAGTGTCACAAGCAATCGCGATCAATCGGTCGATCTAAGAGCACCAGGTGCTCACTGGGAGCGTCCTTAGATCAAGGCTTGGATAATCAAGCACAGCCATCAACTCTTGGTAACAATACTAAGCGAATTTGCAAGTCTGAGGATGAGGCGATTGATGACATGCCTTTATCgttatcgaaaaatattcctACAGACGGAAGTGGTGAGACCGCAGGTCCTTTGACAGCCAAAAGCAATGATACCATAATTCGAAGTCAATTTAAACAGGGCCAGGGTCCTTTACTAAGAGAAGCTGTTGCTTCCGTTGTGGTTCCGTTAGAAAGCAATATAGAAATCACTGTACCGATATCTGTAACAGAGAGAAAATCCACTTCTGGATCTGATCCCGTTGAGAATTCCAGACACCGAAGTTCAAACTCTGTAAGTAGCTGTGAAATGGCGCTTTGTATCGGACAACTGGAGGGTGACGAATTTAAGTGTGACTTAGATGGCGATGAGGAAACGTTTTTACACATTGAAAGGATGGGGTTACGCGATGAAGTAGACGTGGCAACAAGTAGTGCGAATGGTTCCAGTACCGAAACAGTAGAGAGACACTTGGAAGTTAATAAAAACGACGTAACGACAGAACGAGAGCAACGATCCGCCACAGATGGGTCTAAACCTGCTCCCGCGGCGCTTGACTCGTGCTTTTTTATGGACGACGCCATGGACTACGCCAGTAGAGttcgagaaaagaaacaacgCACGGGTTCGGTTTGTAGTTTTCCGGAAGAATATTTAATAACGGAAAAAATTCCGCGGCGAAAGCGATACGACTCCGAATCAAG GGAAGAAGGCCTGGAGACGCAAAGATTTCTCGAAAATTGGCGAAACAGTGAGTCCACAGCGCACTGCTCAGACGAGCAGCTGCAACAAGACCAGTACAATTCAGTT CCAACTAACGAATCGATGGTGTCGACGCCGCCTACGTTATTCAAGTCATCGAGAAATTGCACGGAGCCCGATGACTCGCGAACATCATCGGAATACATCGATTCGATGAGAAGGAGTTCCGAAAACGTTTTCGCACGAACTGAGGCATTGGCCAACAAACGTACCAGTTTCAAAGTAATGAGACCACGCCAATAG